Part of the Myxococcota bacterium genome, CATGCGCCCCTCGAAGCTCTCGCGGCCCGGTATCTCGGGATAGGCCGGCACGTGCAGCGCGCCGTTCCCGAGCACCACGGCGCGCGCGCGCAGCGGCTCGCCGTTCTCGATGCGCACCGTCCAGGTGCCCGTGCGCTCCTCGAACTCCGCGCCCGTCACCTTCTTGTGGAACTGGATGTGCGACCCGAGCCCGTACTTCGCGACGCAGTGACGGAGATACTCCTGGATCTCCTGTTGCGGCGAGAACGCGCGCGACCAGTCCGGCTTGGGCTCGAAGGAGAAGCAGTACAGGTGAGAGGGCACGTCGCAGGCTGCGCCGGGGTAGGTGTTGTCGCGCCACGTGCCGCCGATGTCGCCGGCCTTCTCCAGGATGGTGAATGACTCGATGCCCGCCCGTTTGAGCTGCACGCCCATGGCGATGCCCGAGAAGCCGCTGCCGACCACGACGACGGGGAAGTCTTCCATTTCGCCGATAATAGTATTATCATCGGATTCGTGGCGCAACCGCGAAGCTCGGCCCGGGAACAGTCGAAGTCGGAGACCCGCCGCCGGCTGCTCGACGCGGCGGCCGTGCTCCTGGGCAAGAACGGCTCGGGGGGGCTCTCGGCGAGCGCGGTGGCGCGCGCGGCCGACGTCGCCCAGCCCACCTTCTACGTCCACTTCCGCGACAAGGACGACTTGCTGCGCACGCTCGGCGAGGAGCAGCTCGGGCCGCTGCGCGCCGAGCTGCGCGCAGCGCGCGAGCGCTTCTTCGCGGGCGCGGGTCTCGACGCGGTGCGCGAGACCTTCCGCCTGCCGCTCGAGACCTGGACCGCGCACCCCGAGCTCCTGCGCCTCTATCTCGTCGAGCGCTTCCGCACAGACTCGCCGCTCGCGGAGCGCGCCCGTCAG contains:
- a CDS encoding TetR family transcriptional regulator, which translates into the protein MAQPRSSAREQSKSETRRRLLDAAAVLLGKNGSGGLSASAVARAADVAQPTFYVHFRDKDDLLRTLGEEQLGPLRAELRAARERFFAGAGLDAVRETFRLPLETWTAHPELLRLYLVERFRTDSPLAERARQLRADVVRDLADDLARFGLASRSARGRERIAMIAEAIVAQTEALALGLVDGRFHSLDAAVEVLTEFAAAMLDLPRA